One segment of Hippopotamus amphibius kiboko isolate mHipAmp2 chromosome 2, mHipAmp2.hap2, whole genome shotgun sequence DNA contains the following:
- the MAP1A gene encoding microtubule-associated protein 1A isoform X2 → MDGVAEFSEYVSETVDVPSPFDLLEPPTSGGFLKLSKPCCYIFPGGRGDSALFAVNGFNILVDGGSDRKSCFWKLVRHLDRIDSVLLTHIGADNLPGINGLLQRKVAELEEEQSQGSSSYSDWVKNLISPELGVVFFNVPDKLRLPDASRKAKRSIEEACLTLQHLNRLGIQAEPLYRVVSNTIEPLTLFHKMGVGRLDMYVLNPVKDSKEMQFLMQKWAGNSKAKTGIVLANGKEAEISVPYLTSITALVVWLPANPTEKIVRVLFPGNAPQNKILEGLEKLRHLDFLRYPVATQKDLATGAVPANLKPSKIKQRADSKESLKATTKTAVGKLAKREEVAEEGAKEARSELAKELAKTEKKVKESSEKPPEKPAKPERVRTESSEALKAEKRKLIKDKVGKKHLKEKVSKLEEKKDKEKKEIKKERKELKKEEGRKEEKKDVKKEEKRKDTKPEVKKISKPDLKPFTPEVRKTLYKAKAPGRVKMDKSRAARGEKELPSEPRTPPAQKGAAPLPTRELALSSPEDLTQDFEELKREERALLAEQSDTGLGEKPLPPDTAEEGLPSTAAQAAPPSVPSLEPEEPVMKEKEVVPDIPEEQGIKDRGPDSGAETEEEKDTWEEKKPKESDGLPDRTEAREESEPEVKEDVIEKAELEEMEELHPSDEEEEEETKAEGFYQKHMQEALKVTPRGREALGGRELGLQGKAPEKETSSFLSSLATPAGATEHVSYIQDETIPGYSETEQTISDEEIHDEPEERAAPPRFPTGTYDLPGPEGPGPFEASQPADSAVPATSSKGYGAPEAELTYPPNMVAAPLAEEEHVSSATSITECDKLSSFATSVAEDQSVASLTAPQTEETGKSSLLLDTVTSIPSSRTEATQGLDYVPSAGTISPTSSLEEDKGFKSPPYEDFSVTGESEKRGEIVGRGLSGERAVEEEEEEIANVQMSEKLPGQYGPPMLAAPGHTLHPGEPALGEAEERCLSPDDSTVKMASPPPSGPPSATHTPFHQSPVEEKSEPQDFQEADSWGDTKRTPGVGKEDATGETVKPGHEEGTLEEEGKVPPPRSPPAQEAPIGIVGGHAGCTIQLLPEQDKAIVFETVKAGEPTGLTVETEALPRDFRTSLQEPGEPQKDDVLQFPDQGLSPEEAESLSVLSVVSADTANQEAIPRSPCGLTEQHLHKDLWPQVSPEDTRSLSLSEESPSKETSLDISSKQLSPESLGTLQFGELSLGKEEKGPLMQAEDTSHQLAPVSIPEAHAATVTPPTGGTTGFSAQADITDESPDGELPASSFSHSTPLGDGKHSPEVVTSPGEHILTPDSSLTKSPESLPSPAMEVIAMEWEGKVPEVKDRPPEQKQKVPEPTDEVLPQKDKSLEQKDTVIEQKDTAIYQKDEVLEEKDKAVEQQDKALEQKGRDLEQRDTALEQKDKALEGKDKDLEPKDRDLGPKDKVLEQEDKVLEEKDEILEQKVRDFEHKDKFLEQEDKVLEEKDEVLEQKVRDFEHKDKFLEQEDKVLEEKDEVLEQKVRDFEHKDKVQGDKVPELKGKALEQKDEAPEQDKAPEQKDKALEKKDQALEQKYWALEQKGEALEQNIKAVEQKDKILEEKDTIQKQESPVQESKTMTPKEKILEGKSPEKVKAVEQKEEALLEKTKALGLEESPVQEDKAQEQDEKYQKEHDVVQEARKTSPTRGEPVGEQKEPARPWEDTSPEQEDRYWRGREDLVLEQDTYWRELSCERKVWFPHELGGQAARPRYTEERESTFLDEGPDDEQQVPPLERTPQSPWASDFKGFQEPSPQKGLEVERWLAESPVGLPPEEEDKLTRSPFEIISPPASPPEMVGQRGPPAPGQESPIPDPKPMPPMRNEPTTPSWLADIPPWVPKDRPLPPAPLSPAPAPPTPAPEPHTPAPFSWGTAGYDSVVAAVQEGAAELEGGPYSPLGKDYRKAEGEREEEGGVGAPGSSPRSSKVPEASESHASKEPEQTEPERREPTPYPDDRSFQYADIYEQVMLTGLGPARPTREPPLGAAGDWPPHISTKEEAAGRNTSAEKELSSPVSPHRLQFDTPTFSYAALAGPTVPPRQEPEPGPSVDPSLTPPAIPPRAPIPQSKGPSPALNGNILSHSPDRRTPSPKEPGRGHWDDSTSDSELEKGAREQPEKEAQSPSPPQPMPAGPSTLWPESEAHASPSSDSHLGPARPSLDFPASAFGFSSLQPAPPQLPSPAEPRSAPCGSLAFSGDRALALVPGPPTRPRHDEYLEVSKAPSLDSSLPQLPSPSSPGAPLLSSLPRPASPALSEGSSSEATTPVISSVSEHFPPGLEAAEQGSVELVPGMEPAVHSLWDLTPLSPAPPASLDLAPAPAPSLPGDMDDGTLPCRLECSGAATKKPSPSQGPSGDPATNGPAETSPKLPGPAAAKAEKEKAEACPAWERGAWPEGAERSSRPDTLLSPEQPLCPGGASGDQPRSVSPEIEAGPQGCAAEPRPRRGELSPSFLNPPLPRSTDDSDLSAEEARLVGRGGRRRTGAPGATGGPCPVADETPPTSASDSGSSQSDSDVPPETEECPSITAEAALDSDEDGDFLPVDKAGGVSGTHHPRPGQDPPPTPQPDPRPSPPRPDVCMADPEGLSSESGRVERLREKEKAQGRVGRRAPGRAKPASPARRPDLRGKRSPTPGKGPADRASRVPPRPRSTPSQVTPAEEKDGHSPVSKGLVNGLKAGPTALASKGGSGSPVYVDLAYIPNHCSGKTADLDFFRRVRASYYVVSGNDPANGEPSRAVLDALLEGKAQWGENLQVTLIPTHDTEVTREWYQQTHEQQQQLNVLVLASSSTVVMQDESFPACKIEF, encoded by the exons ATGGATGGCGTGGCTGAGTTCTCTGAGTACGTCTCTGAGACTGTGGACGTGCCGTCCCCCTTTGACCTGCTGGAGCCCCCCACCTCAGGGGGCTTCCTCAAGCTCTCCAAGCCATGCTGCTACATCTTCCCTGGCGGCCGCGGGGACTCTGCCCTCTTTGCCGTTAATGGTTTCAACATCCTGGTGGATGGTGGCTCTGATCGCAAGTCCTGCTTCTGGAAGCTGGTGCGGCACCTGGACCGCATTGACTCGGTGCTGCTCACACATATAGGGGCAGACAACCTGCCAGGCATCAATGGACTGCTGCAGCGCAAAGTAGCAGAACTGGAGGAAGAGCAGTCCCAGGGCTCTAGCAGCTATAGCGACTGGGTGAAGAACCTTATCTCCCCTGAGCTTGGAGTTGTCTTCTTCAACGTGCCCGATAAGCTGCGGCTGCCAGATGCCTCACGGAAGGCGAAGCGCAGCATTGAGGAGGCCTGCCTCACTCTACAGCACCTAAACCGCCTGGGCATCCAGGCCGAGCCCCTCTACCGTGTGGTCAGCAACACCATCGAGCCACTGACCCTCTTCCACAAGATGGGTGTGGGCCGCCTGGACATGTACGTCCTCAACCCTGTCAAGGACAGCAAGGAGATGCAGTTCCTCATGCAGAAGTGGGCAGGCAACAGTAAAGCTAAGACAGGCATTGTGCTGGCTAATGGGAAGGAGGCTGAGATCTCGGTGCCCTACCTGACCTCTATCACTGCTCTGGTGGTCTGGCTACCAGCCAACCCCACTGAGAAGATTGTGCGTGTGCTTTTTCCAGGGAATGCTCCCCAGAACAAGATCTTGGAGGGCCTGGAAAAGCTTCGACACCTGGACTTCCTGCGCTATCCAGTGGCCACGCAGAAGGACCTGGCCACTGGGGCTGTGCCTGCCAACCTCAAACCCAGCAAAATCAAACAGCGGGCTGATAGCAAGGAAAGCCTTAAGGCCACGACCAAGACAGCCGTGGGCAAGCTGGCCAAACGGGAGGAGGTGGCCGAAGAGGGAGCCAAGGAGGCCCGCTCAGAACTGGCCAAGGAGTTAGCCAAGACGGAGAAGAAGGTAAAAGAGTCATCTGAGAAGCCCCCAGAGAAGCCTGCCAAGCCCGAGAGGGTGAGGACAGAGTCGAGTGAGGCACTGAAGGCAGAGAAGCGAAAgcttatcaaagataaggtgggGAAGAAGCACCTGAAAGAAAAGGTATCAaagctggaagagaaaaaagacaaagagaaaaaagagatcaagaaggagaggaaggagctcaagaaggaggaaggaaggaaggaggaaaagaaggatgtcaagaaggaggagaagaggaaagataCCAAACCTGAGGTCAAAAAGATTTCCAAGCCAGACCTGAAGCCGTTTACCCCTGAGGTACGTAAGACCCTCTACAAAGCCAAGGCCCCCGGCAGAGTCAAGATGGACAAGAGCCGGGCTGCCCGTGGGGAGAAGGAGCTACCCTCTGAGCCCCGGACACCACCAGCCCAGAAGGGGGCTGCACCACTCCCAACAAGGGAGCTGGCCTTGTCTTCACCAGAGGACCTTACACAGGACTTTGAGGAGCTGAAGCGTGAGGAGAGGGCGTTGCTGGCTGAACAAAGCGACACAGGACTAGGAGAGAAACCACTCCCCCCAGACACTGCAGAGGAGGGACTCCCAAGCACAGCGGCCCAGGCAGCACCCCCCTCTGTCCCAAGCCTGGAACCAGAAGAGCCTGTGATGAAGGAGAAAGAGGTTGTCCCAGACATCCCTGAAGAACAAGGCATCAAAGACAGAGGCCCAGACTCTGGGGCtgaaacagaggaagagaaagatacCTGGGAGGAAAAGAAGCCAAAGGAATCAGACGGGCTCCCTGACAGAACAGAAGCCAGAGAGGAAAGTGAACCTGAGGTAAAGGAGGATGTGATAGAGAAGGCTGAGTTAGAGGAAATGGAGGAGCTACACCCTtcagatgaggaggaagaggaagagacaaaggCTGAGGGTTTTTACCAAAAACATATGCAAGAAGCCTTGAAGGTAACACCAAGGGGCAGGGAGGCTCTTGGGGGCCGGGAACTGGGACTCCAAGGCAAGGCCCCTGAGAAGGAGACCTCGTCATTCCTAAGTAGCCTGGCCACCCCTGCAGGAGCCACTGAGCACGTTTCTTACATTCAGGATGAGACAATCCCTGGCTACTCGGAGACTGAGCAGACCATCTCAGATGAGGAGATCCATGATGAGCCAGAGGAGCGTGCAGCTCCACCTAGATTTCCTACAGGTACTTATGACCTCCCTGGGCCTGAAGGTCCTGGCCCCTTTGAGGCTAGCCAGCCTGCAGACAGTGCTGTTCCCGCCACCTCCAGCAAAGGCTATGGAGCACCAGAGGCGGAACTCACCTACCCCCCCAACATGGTGGCCGCCCCTCTGGCTGAAGAGGAGCACGTGTCCTCGGCCACCTCAATCACTGAGTGTGACAAGCTTTCTTCCTTTGCCACATCCGTGGCTGAGGACCAGTCCGTGGCTTCACTCACAGCTCCCCAGACAGAAGAGACAGGCAAGAGCTCCCTGCTGCTTGACACGGTCACAAGCATCCCCTCATCCCGCACTGAAGCCACTCAGGGCTTGGACTACGTACCATCAGCTGGTACCATCTCACCCACCTCCTCACTGGAAGAAGACAAAGGTTTCAAATCACCACCGTATGAGGATTTCTCTGTGACTGGGGAGtcggagaagagaggagagattgTAGGGAGAGGCTTGTCTGGAGAGAGAGCcgtggaagaggaagaggaggagattgCAAATGTACAGATGTCTGAGAAACTACCTGGTCAGTATGGACCCCCGATGTTAGCTGCCCCTGGGCACACCCTACATCCAGGGGAACCAGCCCTTGGAGAAGCGGAGGAGCGCTGCCTCAGCCCAGATGACAGCACAGTGAAGATGGCCTCTCCCCCACCATCTGGCCCACCCAGTGCCACCCATACGCCCTTTCATCAGTCCCCAGTGGAGGAAAAGTCTGAGCCCCAAGACTTTCAGGAAGCAGACTCCTGGGGAGATACTAAGCGTACACCAGGTGTGGGTAAGGAAGATGCCACAGGGGAGACAGTCAAGCCAGGGCATGAAGAGGGTACActagaggaggaaggaaaggtgcCACCTCCCAGGAGCCCCCCGGCCCAGGAAGCACCCATTGGCATTGTTGGGGGACATGCAGGCTGTACTATCCAACTGCTGCCAGAACAGGACAAAGCAATAGTCTTTGAGACTGTGAAGGCAGGAGAGCCCACAGGCCTGACTGTAGAAACAGAAGCCCTTCCCAGAGATTTCAGAACATCACTCCAAGAACCTGGTGAACCTCAGAAAGATGATGTGCTCCAATTTCCTGACCAAGGCCTCTCCCCTGAAGAGGCAGAGTCCCTCTCTGTCCTCAGCGTGGTCTCCGCAGACACTGCCAACCAAGAAGCCATCCCTAGGTCTCCCTGTGGCCTGACAGAGCAGCACCTACACAAAGACCTTTGGCCACAGGTATCTCCAGAAGACACCAGGTCACTTTCTCTCTCAGAAGAGAGTCCCAGCAAAGAGACCTCTCTGGATATCTCTTCTAAGCAGCTGTCTCCAGAGAGCCTTGGCACCCTCCAGTTTGGGGAACTAAgccttggaaaggaagaaaaagggccTCTGATGCAGGCCGAGGACACCTCTCACCAGCTAGCCCCCGTGTCTATTCCAGAAGCCCATGCAGCCACAGTGACGCCTCCCACAGGTGGGACCACTGGATTCTCTGCACAAGCAGACATCACAGATGAGAGCCCCGACGGAGAATTACCTGCCAGCTCCTTCTCTCACTCTACACCGCTGGGAGATGGGAAGCACTCACCTGAAGTGGTCACAAGCCCTGGTGAACACATTCTGACACCTGACAGCTCCCTCACCAAGAGTCCTGAGTCCTTGCCAAGCCCTGCCATGGAGGTTATTGCCATGGAGTGGGAAGGTAAAGTTCCAGAGGTGAAAGACAGACCCCCAGAGCAGAAGCAGAAGGTACCTGAGCCAACGGATGAAGTCCTACCGCAGAAGGACAAAAGTCTGGAGCAGAAGGATACTGTCATAGAGCAGAAGGATACTGCCATCTATCAGAAAGATGAGGTTCTGGAAGAAAAGGACAAGGCTGTGGAACAGCAGGATAAGGCTttggaacaaaaaggcagagactTGGAACAGAGGGACACAGCCCTGGAACAGAAGGACAAGGCCCTGGAAGGAAAAGACAAAGACTTAGAACCTAAAGACAGAGACTTAGGCCCAAAAGACAAGGTCCTGGAACAGGAGGACAAGGTCctagaagagaaagatgaaatcTTAGAACAAAAAGTCAGAGACTTTGAACATAAAGACAAGTTTCTGGAACAGGAGGACAAGGTCCTAGAAGAGAAAGATGAAGTCTTAGAACAAAAGGTCAGAGACTTTGAACATAAAGACAAGTTTCTGGAACAGGAGGACAAGGTCCTAGAAGAGAAAGATGAAGTCTTAGAACAAAAAGTCAGAGACTTTGAACATAAAGACAAGGTTCAGGGGGACAAGGTGCCTGAATTGAAGGGCAAGGCCTTAGAACAGAAAGATGAAGCCCCTGAGCAGGACAAGGCCCCAGAACAGAAGGACAAGGCCTTGGAAAAGAAGGACCAGGCTTTAGAACAAAAATACTGGGCCCTAGAACAGAAGGGTGAAGCTCTGGAACAAAACATTAAGGCTGTTGAACAAAAAGATAAGATTCTGGAAGAGAAGGACACAATTCAGAAGCAGGAGAGTCCTGTGCAGGAGAGTAAAACCATGACACCAAAGGAGAAGATCCTAGAGGGAAAATCTCCAGAAAAAGTCAAGGCTGTGGAACAGAAAGAAGAAGCTCTGCTGGAGAAGACCAAAGCTCTAGGGCTGGAAGAGAGCCCAGTGCAGGAGGACAAGGCCCAGGAGCAGGATGAGAAGTACCAGAAGGAGCACGACGTGGTCCAGGAGGCGCGAAAAACATCTCCAACCAGAGGAGAGCCAGTTGGAGAACAGAAGGAGCCTGCCCGGCCATGGGAGGATACATCTCCTGAGCAGGAGGACAGGTACTGGAGGGGCAGAGAGGATTTGGTCCTGGAACAGGACACATACTGGAGGGAGCTGAGCTGTGAGCGGAAGGTCTGGTTCCCTCATGAGCTGGGTGGCCAGGCGGCCCGGCCACGGTACACAGAAGAGCGGGAGAGCACCTTCCTTGATGAGGGGCCGGATGATGAGCAGCAAGTGCCCCCCTTGGAGCGTACACCCCAGAGTCCCTGGGCCTCAGACTTTAAGGGCTTCCAGGAGCCCTCACCACAgaaggggctggaggtggagcGCTGGCTTGCTGAGTCACCAGTCGGGCTGCCACCAGAGGAAGAGGACAAGCTGACTCGCTCCCCTTTTGAGATCATCTCTCCTCCGGCCTCCCCACCTGAGATGGTTGGACAGAGGGGTCCACCGGCCCCAGGACAAGAGAGCCCTATCCCAGATCCTAAGCCCATGCCACCCATGAGGAATGAACCCACCACCCCCTCATGGCTGGCTGACATCCCACCATGGGTGCCCAAGGAcagacccctgccccctgcaccccTCTCACCAGCTCCAGCTCCCCCAACGCCTGCCCCAGAGCCACACACTCCCGCACCCTTCTCTTGGGGCACAGCCGGGTACGACAGCGTGGTGGCTGCAGTGCAGGAGGGGGCGGCTGAATTGGAAGGCGGGCCGTACTCCCCGCTAGGGAAGGACTACCGCAAGGctgaaggggaaagggaagaagaaggtGGGGTTGGGGCTCCTGGCAGCAGCCCCCGCAGCTCAAAGGTCCCAGAGGCCAGTGAGAGCCATGCCTCTAAGGAGCCTGAGCAGACGGAGCCCGAGCGGAGAGAGCCCACACCCTACCCTGATGACCGAAGCTTTCAGTACGCAGACATCTATGAGCAGGTGATGCTCACTGGGCTGGGCCCTGCACGCCCCACTCGAGAGCCTCCGCTTGGAGCAGCCGGGGATTGGCCCCCACACATCTCAACCAAGGAGGAGGCTGCTGGCCGAAACACATCTGCAGAGAAGGAGCTTTCGTCTCCTGTCTCACCCCATCGCCTCCAATTCGACACTCCAACCTTCAGCTATGCAGCTCTGGCGGGACCTACCGTACCCCCCCGGCAGGAGCCTGAGCCAGGGCCAAGCGTGGATCCCAGCCTCACCCCACCTGCAATACCTCCCCGTGCTCCTATCCCCCAGAGCAAAGGCCCAAGCCCTGCACTTAATGGTAACATCCTGAGCCATAGCCCAGATAGGAGAACCCCATCTCCCAAGGAACCAGGCCGTGGTCACTGGGATGACAGCACCAGTGACTCAGAGCTGGAGAAGGGGGCTCGGGAGCAGCCCGAGAAAGAGGCCCAGTCGCCAAGTCCCCCGCAACCCATGCCTGCAGGCCCCTCTACCTTGTGGCCTGAAAGTGAGGCACATGCCAGCCCTTCCTCGGACTCTCACCTGGGTCCTGCCCGACCCAGCCTGGACTTCCCTGCGTCAGCCTTTGGCTTCTCCTCATTGCAGCCAGCTCCCCCACAGCTGCCCTCTCCTGCAGAACCCCGCTCGGCACCCTGTGGGTCCCTTGCCTTCTCTGGGGACCGAGCTTTGGCTCTGGTTCCAGGGCCCCCCACCAGACCCCGGCATGATGAGTACTTAGAAGTATCCAAGGCCCCCAGCCTGGACTCCTCACTGCCCCAGCTGCCATCACCCAGCTCTCCTGgggcccctctcctctccagtCTGCCACGACCTGCCTCACCAGCCCTGTCTGAAGGCTCCTCCTCTGAGGCCACCACACCTGTGATTTCGAGTGTGTCTGAGCACTTCCCTCCCGGCCTGGAGGCTGCTGAACAAGGATCTGTAGAGCTGGTCCCGGGAATGGAACCAGCTGTGCATAGCCTCTGGGACCTCACTCCTCTGAGCCCAGCACCTCCAGCTTCACTGGACTTGGCCCCAGCTCCGGCTCCAAGCCTCCCTGGAGACATGGATGACGGCACCCTGCCCTGCCGCCTGGAGTGCTCAGGGGCAGCCACCAAGAAGCCAAGCCCTTCACAGGGTCCCTCCGGGGATCCTGCCACCAATGGCCCGGCTGAAACCAGCCCCAAGCTCCCAGGCCCTGCcgcagccaaggctgagaaagaAAAGGCTGAGGCCTGCCCCGCCTGGGAACGTGGGGCCTGGCCTGAGGGAGCTGAGAGGAGCTCCAGGCCTGACACGCTGCTCTCCCCTGAGCAGCCACTGTGCCCTGGAGGGGCCTCTGGAGACCAACCTAGAAGTGTTTCCCCTGAGATTGAGGCTGGGCCCCAGGGATGTGCGGCTGAGCCCCGGCCCCGTCGTGGCGAGCTCTCTCCATCCTTCCTGAACCCACCTCTGCCTCGATCCACGGATGACAGTGACCTCTCAGCTGAGGAAGCTCGGCTGGTAGGGAGAGGGGGGCGGCGCCGGAcaggggccccaggggccacggGGGGCCCATGCCCCGTGGCAGACGAGACACCCCCAACATCAGCCAGCGACTCAGGCTCCTCACAGTCAGATTCTGATGTTCCGCCAGAAACTGAGGAGTGTCCATCCATCACAGCTGAGGCAGCTCTCGACTCAGATGAAGATGGGGACTTCCTGCCTGTGGACAAAGCTGGTGGTGTCAGTGGGACTCACCATCCCAGACCTGGCCAAgacccaccccctaccccccagccAGACCCGCGCCCATCCCCTCCCCGCCCTGATGTGTGCATGGCTGACCCCGAGGGGCTCAGCTCAGAGTCTGGAAGGGTGGAGAGGCTACGGGAGAAGGAGAAGGCACAGGGGAGAGTCGGCCGCAGGGCCCCGGGCAGGGCCAAGCCAGCGTCTCCTGCCCGGCGTCCGGATCTTCGGGGAAAACGTTCACCCACCCCTGGTAAAGGGCCTGCAGATCGAGCATCCCGGGTCCCACCCCGACCACGCAGCACTCCGAGCCAGGTCACCCCAGCAGAGGAAAAGGATGGACACAGCCCAGTGTCCAAAGGCCTTGTCAATGGACTCAAGGCAGGACCAA CGGCCTTGGCTTCCAAGGGCGGCTCTGGCTCCCCTGTATATGTGGATCTCGCCTATATCCCGAATCACTGCAGTGGCAAGACTGCTGACCTTGACTTCTTCCGACGAGTGCGTGCATCCTACTATGTGGTCAGTGGGAATGACCCTGCCAACGGCGAGCCAAGCCGGGCTGTGCTGGATGCCCTGCTGGAGGGCAAGGCGCAGTGGGGGGAGAATCTTCAG GTGACTCTGATCCCTACTCACGACACGGAGGTGACTCGTGAGTGGTACCAGCAGACACACGAGCAGCAGCAACAACTGAACGTTCTGGTCCTGGCGAGCAGCAGCACCGTGGTCATGCAGGACGAGTCCTTCCCAGCCTGCAAGATTGAGTTCTGA